A genomic window from Cytobacillus suaedae includes:
- a CDS encoding DUF4261 domain-containing protein, with the protein MRDIVDVGAGILKFGGIAVKIESSGIAHSRDTWLKLSERKEYFPLYSHFVTLIGADDCYYSCGMKVFGLPDIVTPSTISPEDASELLNNFNLYHMVENPTFKSGDTFSIGENTPILKISKLEDFRYNEEDIFFNQFGLLDLSPLE; encoded by the coding sequence GTGAGAGACATAGTTGATGTTGGAGCTGGTATATTAAAATTTGGTGGTATTGCAGTTAAAATTGAAAGTTCAGGCATTGCCCATTCCAGAGATACATGGTTAAAACTTAGTGAAAGAAAAGAGTATTTTCCATTGTACTCTCACTTTGTAACACTAATTGGAGCTGATGACTGTTATTATTCTTGTGGCATGAAAGTATTTGGACTGCCAGATATAGTAACTCCTTCAACAATATCACCTGAAGATGCATCTGAACTATTAAACAACTTTAACCTTTATCATATGGTTGAAAATCCGACATTCAAAAGTGGAGATACATTTAGCATAGGAGAAAATACTCCAATACTAAAAATAAGTAAACTAGAAGATTTTAGATACAATGAAGAAGATATTTTCTTTAACCAGTTTGGATTATTAGATTTATCACCGTTAGAATAA
- a CDS encoding SMI1/KNR4 family protein, with translation MAYLKELQYPDFVGKTSSDSDIERLERKLNVKLSKWYIELYTTVPLIGAEFGVQEDEPIEDYDGVSHMMWGSVDDIIEENTEYEPGTSALKDGYVYIASCSHGSGDPIFFKLNSDDPGVYRRIYHDDFTTSQLAENLVSLFKNAKI, from the coding sequence ATGGCTTACTTGAAAGAGTTGCAATATCCAGACTTTGTTGGCAAAACATCAAGCGATAGTGATATAGAGAGATTAGAAAGAAAATTGAATGTGAAATTGTCCAAATGGTACATCGAACTTTATACAACAGTGCCTTTAATTGGAGCAGAGTTTGGAGTTCAAGAAGATGAGCCAATTGAGGATTATGATGGTGTTTCTCATATGATGTGGGGGAGTGTGGACGATATAATTGAAGAAAATACCGAATACGAACCTGGAACATCAGCATTAAAAGACGGATACGTTTATATAGCTAGCTGCTCCCACGGAAGTGGAGACCCCATATTTTTCAAACTGAACTCTGATGATCCAGGAGTATATCGTCGTATATATCACGATGATTTCACAACATCTCAATTAGCAGAAAACCTAGTCTCATTGTTTAAAAATGCAAAAATTTA